The following proteins are co-located in the Cydia pomonella isolate Wapato2018A chromosome 19, ilCydPomo1, whole genome shotgun sequence genome:
- the LOC133528694 gene encoding uncharacterized protein LOC133528694, translating into MAMKKKLEELRTVLEKIKYVREGINVTETTLSKMCLSPQEKQCAANVQNEKVLAATAKVDNIHTKLSELEEQMKAELNNIKRPEFTSPKFRHPLNFLEDLTDYLEDIPSEYRTVENIVDCLQGDAYSWAIIFKERWSNIEDFKKDFLEYYWGHAEQSLLRREIVCGVWDSKRETMAEHFTRLEAQAKLLTRKIADEDLIFDIMSHFSEIVLSKWQVSRQRTISAAVAFLQQMDNELPDKCKSTKPKIRQPISDDNVIDLNDTDEDYDDIDDAPMVRFNEQHNKHIVSSIEQCEKLVKETVIIPTQLTEKSKEALSQSSGNQIININAQKPVWEKMWTNWP; encoded by the coding sequence ATGGCGATGAAAAAGAAATTAGAAGAATTAAGGACTGTACTCGAAAAAATCAAATACGTGAGAGAAGGTATCAATGTCACCGAAACCACATTATCTAAAATGTGTTTATCACCACAAGAAAAACAATGTGCGGCTAATGTCCAGAATGAAAAGGTGCTAGCAGCGACAGCAAAAGTGGACAATATACACACAAAACTAAGTGAACTAGAAGAACAAATGAAGGCGGAATTGAATAATATCAAAAGGCCAGAATTTACATCACCTAAATTTCGCCATCCGCTAAATTTTCTTGAAGATCTAACCGATTACTTAGAAGATATACCTAGTGAATATCGCACAGTTGAAAACATAGTTGATTGTTTACAAGGAGACGCTTACAGTTGGGCAATAATATTTAAAGAACGTTGGTCGAATATTGAAGATTTTAAGAAAGATTTTCTTGAATACTACTGGGGCCACGCCGAACAGAGCCTGCTGAGGAGAGAAATTGTTTGCGGTGTATGGGATAGTAAACGAGAGACTATGGCAGAGCACTTTACTCGTCTGGAAGCTCAAGCAAAATTGCTTACCAGGAAAATCGCCGATGAAGACTTGATATTCGACATCATGAGTCATTTTTCAGAGATTGTCCTAAGTAAGTGGCAGGTAAGTAGGCAAAGAACTATATCAGCAGCAGTTGCTTTTCTACAGCAAATGGATAATGAACTGCCAGATAAGTGTAAAAGTACTAAACCGAAAATTAGACAACCGATATCTGATGACAACGTAATAGATCTAAATGATACAGATGAAGATTATGACGATATCGATGACGCACCTATGGTGCGTTTTAATGAACAACACAATAAACACATAGTCAGTTCAATTGAACAATGCGAAAAGTTGGTAAAAGAAACTGTAATTATTCCGACTCAATTAACAGAAAAGAGTAAAGAAGCCCTTAGTCAGAGTTCAGGTaatcaaataataaacattaatgcTCAGAAACCAGTGTGGGAAAAGATGTGGACAAACTGGCCATAA